In a genomic window of Pontibacter liquoris:
- a CDS encoding DUF4136 domain-containing protein: MKRKIPFAWLYLLLPFLVSACMVASGIAHTNAISAPGAKPAKYTTYAWYQEQPPAQATYDKGFSPSLDQHIRHAVMEELQQRGYKQVPVTENPDVLLAYDVSVQVPVEKDKPENFASGFGYSYAYMAGYRYHYNDGGLPGYRPVDLFKEGTLIIDMINPKTNALVWRGWSEGAVTNFKAGYGSVKKLVAEVLGKLS, encoded by the coding sequence ATGAAAAGAAAAATACCTTTCGCCTGGTTATACCTGTTGTTGCCTTTTCTGGTAAGCGCCTGCATGGTAGCCTCCGGCATCGCGCATACAAACGCTATTTCAGCTCCCGGTGCAAAACCGGCCAAGTATACAACCTATGCCTGGTACCAGGAGCAGCCACCGGCGCAGGCAACCTATGACAAAGGATTTAGCCCAAGCCTTGACCAGCATATCCGGCATGCCGTGATGGAAGAATTGCAGCAGAGAGGGTATAAGCAGGTGCCGGTAACGGAAAACCCGGACGTGTTGCTGGCTTACGATGTGAGCGTGCAGGTGCCGGTGGAGAAAGACAAGCCCGAGAACTTTGCATCGGGTTTTGGCTATAGTTATGCCTACATGGCCGGCTACCGGTATCACTACAACGATGGCGGGCTGCCCGGCTACCGCCCGGTAGATCTGTTCAAGGAAGGAACGCTGATCATCGACATGATCAATCCTAAAACGAACGCGCTGGTATGGCGCGGCTGGTCAGAGGGAGCTGTGACCAACTTTAAGGCCGGTTATGGCAGCGTAAAGAAACTCGTAGCCGAGGTGCTGGGCAAATTGTCCTGA
- a CDS encoding acetyl-CoA hydrolase/transferase family protein has product MMNKKLPNYHTAEDALSIIKSGDRVFVQGSAATPQFLIRKLTERASELRDVEIVSITTYGDFPLSEEKYKDSFFINSLFVSANVREAVNGGRGDYVPVFLSEIPHLFRSDILPIDVAIVHVSPPDKHGFCSLGVSVDVAREAVLSAKHVIAQVNPQMPRTHGDGLIQASRFDVLVEVNEPLPEVDYSLRMSSKEQTIGRYIAEMIDDGATLQMGIGGIPDAVLSCLTNHKGLGIHTEMFSNGVMPLIKSGVITNEHKYRHPGRIATGFIVGNRQLYDFVDDNPLILMQRTDYVNDVRIISSNPKVTAINSAIEIDLTGQVVSDTIGTLQYSGIGGQMDFIRGAALSKGGKPIIALPSVTNKGISRITPFINQGAAVTTTRAHVHYVVTEFGVAYLYGKNLRQRAQALINIAHPDHRDHLEEEALKRFRHL; this is encoded by the coding sequence ATGATGAACAAAAAACTACCCAACTACCATACGGCCGAAGATGCGCTGAGCATCATCAAATCCGGTGACCGCGTTTTTGTACAAGGCAGCGCTGCTACACCACAGTTCCTGATCCGGAAGCTTACCGAGCGGGCATCCGAGTTGCGGGATGTGGAAATTGTGAGCATTACGACGTACGGCGATTTCCCGCTGTCCGAAGAAAAGTACAAGGATTCGTTTTTCATCAACTCCCTTTTTGTTTCTGCCAATGTACGTGAGGCCGTAAACGGAGGGCGTGGCGATTATGTGCCCGTTTTCCTGAGCGAAATTCCCCACCTGTTCCGGTCGGACATTTTGCCAATCGATGTGGCCATTGTGCACGTTTCTCCGCCAGACAAACACGGCTTTTGCTCGCTTGGTGTTTCCGTGGATGTGGCGCGCGAAGCCGTACTGAGTGCCAAGCATGTGATCGCTCAGGTAAATCCGCAGATGCCGCGCACCCACGGTGACGGACTGATCCAGGCTTCCCGATTCGATGTGTTGGTGGAAGTGAATGAGCCCCTGCCGGAAGTGGATTACAGCCTGCGCATGTCCAGCAAAGAGCAAACCATCGGCCGCTACATTGCCGAAATGATCGACGATGGCGCTACCCTGCAGATGGGCATCGGCGGCATACCCGATGCCGTGCTCAGCTGCCTGACCAACCATAAAGGACTGGGCATCCACACCGAAATGTTTTCGAACGGGGTAATGCCGCTGATCAAGAGCGGTGTAATCACCAACGAGCACAAATACCGGCACCCGGGCCGCATTGCCACAGGTTTTATCGTAGGCAACCGCCAACTCTACGATTTTGTAGACGACAACCCGCTTATCCTCATGCAGCGCACTGATTACGTGAACGACGTGCGGATCATCAGCTCCAACCCGAAAGTAACTGCCATCAACAGTGCCATCGAAATTGATCTTACCGGCCAGGTTGTGTCCGATACCATTGGCACTCTGCAATACTCCGGTATTGGCGGCCAGATGGATTTTATACGGGGTGCAGCCCTCTCAAAAGGAGGTAAGCCGATCATTGCTCTGCCATCGGTGACCAACAAAGGCATTTCCCGAATCACGCCCTTCATTAACCAGGGTGCCGCGGTGACCACCACGCGCGCACACGTGCATTATGTCGTGACCGAATTTGGGGTGGCATACCTGTACGGCAAAAACCTGCGCCAGCGGGCCCAGGCGCTGATCAATATTGCGCACCCCGATCATCGCGACCACCTGGAGGAAGAAGCCTTGAAACGCTTCCGCCATTTGTAA
- a CDS encoding PAS domain-containing hybrid sensor histidine kinase/response regulator produces MDLVQEVVQLRQQLDQERLARQAAERRAAEYSSAGEAALTAQQTAATAFSQLSPNFLQDSIAQGFSFPYAMAVTDAAGLVMFLNTPFLQVFQLPESPTSYAGQPLQLLESTALRQPYVPGRTYTSDAGALVSEITLANGKILARDQFPFILAGNACGHTWIYREITTKRRNRNLLEHLSEFQEEYPNPILRIDYLGKLLYTNVASQHLLITLGQRRQESFCRLLRRKVSQLPDQQTPSTLETFVANNYYLLSMVPFPGKGYINIYMTDITGWRKTELALQESQRFIGNIARTIPSITYIYDIEDDKCIYINSRISEVLGYTEADIAAMEGNFLSAVVVREELQHLYSHICDMLQAPDNQMVEVEYRVQCKNGSTRHLLCRESVFKRKADGQVKQIIGAADDVTALRQKSQELARQKEFYENILHLIPSDIAVFDKELRYRYVNPAAIQDPDLRKWIIGKTEEEYGRYRNLPPERSAHRVRYLRQALEEKSYVEYEESFLSRDSKNLLHFLRRLKPGLDAAGNVELIIGHGMNITDLRTAQEEISRSEAKNRAILAALPDLLFVVSRDGVCLNLKNATPEHPLVLRSEAIGSPIDQLLPAQLAGQIMPLIRSVLIKGTPEVLHFNLTNTSSLYYYECRLIKYSEDEVVVIIRDITEEHKAQEEVREKNEFIRLVIETSPSLIYVKDEKGNFILANQEVARLFNMSVPELIGLNTVDVSNNRQEADALLASDWKVINSGKEVEVIDRYTRHNGEIVWFNTIKRPLITSNGQVHVLGISTDITEQRQARQRLEQSEELHRLLSENSRDTISLIDLEGNYTYLSKAAEQMFGYATEELLAMPSSVLIHPEDVALVQQKGFQRALKEGKNTTVGHRAVKKDGTVIWLETSIKPLRDADGNIVQIQTAARDITRRHTADMALKNSEKKYRDLINYSQAYICTHDMEGRIISVNTYLQQMLNYTEEELQGTYLKDLFPVKHQQNFPEYLDRFKTQSNVDGVLSILNKDKNLRYLYFRNYKVEEDTQNPYIIALAQDITDRMLAERELFKAKEAAEESARVKENFLANMSHEIRTPMNGILGMTGLLDKTALTDDQKNLLDIIRQSADNLLVIINDILDIAKIESGKLELEEIPFNVQDTVKAAFQTLTYKAEEKGIAYTMTPLALAHPLLIGDPYRLNQVLLNLLNNAIKFTEKGSVTLSVAVQEEDAQQLTLVFVVADTGIGIPKDKWDSIFEGFTQAYSSTTRKYGGTGLGLTISKNLVEMQGGRIWVEDNHAQGSIFKCTLTYRKSDLQMDESLQKEEIDYNSLGCVKVLLAEDNEINIFLAQTVMESWGFQVTVARNGREAVDLAREQLYDVVLMDIQMPELSGTDAAQQIRLFTDKEKAAVPIIALTANALKGDAERYLSAGMNAYLSKPFEEDKLFQKIAAILPVKQQQQMPVHPVADSLPATPEAPLYDLELLHKMSRGNEAFIQKATQLFIETVPQTVAEMQQKSLREDWPGVSAAAHKLKASIDTLRITSLREVVRDIEQEARDGENQPKIQANIDLVAAVIGKVINLLKAGQS; encoded by the coding sequence ATGGATTTAGTACAGGAGGTCGTTCAGCTTCGGCAGCAGCTGGACCAGGAACGTTTGGCACGGCAGGCTGCAGAGCGCCGGGCGGCGGAATATAGCAGCGCAGGGGAAGCAGCACTAACAGCACAACAAACGGCAGCAACCGCTTTTTCCCAGTTATCACCCAACTTTTTACAGGATTCTATTGCGCAGGGCTTCAGCTTTCCTTACGCCATGGCGGTAACGGATGCAGCTGGCCTTGTAATGTTCCTGAATACTCCTTTTCTGCAGGTCTTTCAATTGCCGGAGTCTCCGACGAGCTATGCAGGCCAGCCGCTGCAGTTGCTGGAAAGCACAGCGCTACGGCAACCGTACGTACCCGGCAGAACCTATACTTCTGATGCAGGCGCTTTAGTTTCAGAAATTACGCTGGCTAACGGGAAAATTCTGGCCCGCGATCAGTTTCCGTTTATACTTGCCGGTAACGCCTGCGGCCATACCTGGATTTACCGGGAGATTACTACAAAACGCCGGAACCGTAACCTGCTGGAGCATCTTTCCGAATTTCAGGAAGAGTACCCCAACCCTATCCTTCGGATCGACTACCTGGGCAAGCTATTATACACCAATGTGGCCAGTCAGCACCTGCTCATTACGCTGGGCCAGCGACGACAGGAAAGTTTCTGCCGGCTGCTACGCCGAAAGGTAAGCCAATTACCCGACCAGCAGACTCCTTCCACGCTCGAAACCTTTGTAGCAAACAATTACTACCTGCTTTCCATGGTGCCCTTTCCCGGAAAGGGCTATATCAATATCTACATGACTGATATTACGGGCTGGCGCAAAACCGAACTGGCTTTGCAGGAAAGCCAGCGCTTTATCGGCAACATTGCGCGCACCATCCCGAGCATCACATATATCTATGATATTGAAGATGATAAATGCATCTACATAAACAGCCGCATTAGCGAAGTGCTGGGCTATACCGAGGCTGATATTGCCGCCATGGAAGGCAACTTTCTGAGTGCTGTGGTGGTACGGGAAGAGTTGCAGCACCTCTATAGCCATATTTGCGACATGCTGCAAGCACCAGACAACCAGATGGTAGAAGTAGAATATCGGGTGCAGTGCAAGAATGGCAGCACCCGGCACCTGCTTTGCCGCGAAAGCGTCTTTAAAAGAAAGGCCGACGGTCAGGTAAAGCAAATTATCGGCGCGGCAGATGATGTGACAGCCCTGCGGCAGAAAAGCCAGGAACTGGCGCGGCAGAAGGAGTTTTACGAGAACATCCTGCACCTGATCCCCTCTGACATCGCTGTATTTGACAAGGAACTGCGTTACCGGTATGTAAACCCGGCAGCCATACAGGACCCTGACTTACGCAAATGGATAATCGGCAAAACAGAAGAAGAGTATGGTCGCTATCGGAACCTCCCGCCAGAACGCTCTGCCCATAGAGTCCGGTATTTGCGGCAAGCGCTGGAAGAAAAAAGCTATGTTGAGTATGAAGAATCATTCCTGAGCCGTGATAGCAAAAACCTGCTTCATTTTTTACGAAGGTTAAAACCGGGGCTCGATGCAGCCGGCAACGTCGAGCTGATCATTGGCCACGGGATGAATATAACTGACCTGCGCACGGCACAGGAGGAGATATCACGCAGCGAGGCAAAGAACCGGGCTATTCTGGCCGCTTTACCCGACCTGCTGTTTGTAGTCAGCCGTGACGGTGTTTGCCTAAATCTGAAAAACGCCACCCCGGAACACCCGCTGGTACTTAGATCAGAAGCTATCGGTAGCCCGATTGACCAGCTGCTGCCAGCCCAGTTAGCGGGTCAGATCATGCCCCTAATCCGCAGCGTTTTAATAAAAGGAACACCTGAAGTATTGCATTTCAACCTTACTAATACCAGCAGTTTATACTACTATGAATGTCGCCTGATCAAGTATAGCGAGGATGAGGTGGTTGTGATCATTCGCGACATAACGGAGGAGCACAAAGCGCAGGAGGAAGTACGCGAAAAGAATGAATTCATCCGCCTGGTCATCGAGACAAGTCCCAGCCTGATTTATGTAAAGGACGAAAAGGGGAATTTCATACTTGCCAACCAGGAAGTTGCCAGGCTTTTCAATATGTCTGTGCCAGAATTAATCGGGCTCAATACCGTTGATGTCAGTAACAACAGGCAGGAAGCGGATGCCTTGCTGGCTAGCGATTGGAAAGTAATTAACAGCGGCAAAGAAGTAGAGGTAATTGACAGGTATACCAGGCATAATGGGGAGATAGTCTGGTTTAACACCATCAAAAGGCCGTTGATCACAAGCAATGGGCAGGTACATGTGCTGGGTATCTCGACCGACATTACCGAGCAACGCCAGGCCCGGCAGCGCCTGGAGCAAAGCGAGGAATTGCATCGTCTGCTTTCGGAAAACTCCAGGGACACGATCAGCCTGATCGACCTGGAGGGCAATTATACTTACCTGTCTAAGGCCGCCGAGCAGATGTTCGGGTACGCCACAGAAGAGTTGCTGGCGATGCCCTCTTCCGTGCTCATCCACCCCGAAGACGTAGCTCTTGTGCAACAAAAAGGCTTTCAGCGGGCGTTAAAGGAAGGCAAAAATACGACCGTCGGGCACCGTGCAGTTAAAAAAGACGGAACTGTTATCTGGCTGGAGACAAGTATAAAGCCGCTTCGGGATGCGGACGGTAATATCGTGCAGATCCAGACGGCTGCCCGTGATATTACGCGCCGCCACACGGCTGATATGGCCCTGAAGAACAGTGAAAAGAAATACCGCGACCTGATTAACTATAGCCAAGCCTACATCTGCACGCACGACATGGAGGGCCGCATTATCTCGGTAAACACCTACCTGCAGCAGATGCTCAACTACACGGAAGAGGAGCTGCAGGGTACGTACCTGAAAGATCTTTTCCCGGTAAAGCACCAGCAGAATTTCCCTGAATACCTGGACAGGTTTAAAACGCAAAGCAACGTGGATGGGGTGCTCTCCATTTTAAACAAAGACAAGAACCTGCGCTACCTCTACTTCCGCAACTATAAAGTAGAAGAAGATACCCAAAACCCCTATATCATTGCCCTGGCTCAGGATATTACCGACCGGATGCTGGCCGAGCGCGAACTGTTTAAAGCCAAGGAAGCCGCTGAAGAATCGGCCCGGGTGAAAGAAAATTTCCTGGCTAACATGAGCCACGAGATCCGGACACCCATGAACGGCATCCTGGGCATGACGGGGCTGCTGGACAAAACTGCGCTGACGGATGATCAGAAAAACCTCCTCGACATCATCCGTCAGTCGGCTGACAACCTGCTGGTCATCATCAACGATATCCTGGACATTGCCAAAATAGAATCCGGCAAGCTGGAGTTGGAAGAAATCCCGTTCAACGTTCAAGACACCGTGAAGGCGGCTTTCCAGACCCTGACCTACAAAGCCGAAGAGAAAGGGATTGCTTATACCATGACGCCGCTTGCGCTTGCGCATCCGCTGTTGATAGGCGACCCGTATCGCCTGAACCAGGTGTTATTGAACCTGCTCAACAATGCCATTAAATTTACGGAAAAGGGTAGCGTAACCTTAAGTGTGGCGGTTCAGGAAGAAGACGCACAGCAGCTTACCCTGGTATTTGTGGTAGCTGATACGGGCATCGGTATTCCGAAAGATAAATGGGATTCCATTTTCGAGGGCTTTACCCAGGCTTACTCCAGCACTACTCGCAAGTATGGCGGCACCGGCCTTGGTCTGACCATAAGTAAAAACCTGGTGGAAATGCAAGGTGGCCGCATTTGGGTGGAAGATAACCACGCGCAGGGAAGCATTTTCAAATGCACACTCACCTATCGTAAGTCGGACCTGCAAATGGATGAAAGCCTGCAAAAAGAGGAGATCGATTACAACAGCCTGGGTTGTGTAAAGGTGCTACTGGCCGAAGATAACGAGATCAACATCTTTTTGGCCCAGACTGTTATGGAAAGCTGGGGCTTCCAGGTGACCGTAGCCCGGAATGGCCGTGAGGCAGTAGACCTGGCCCGCGAGCAGCTGTATGACGTGGTGCTGATGGATATTCAGATGCCGGAACTAAGCGGCACCGACGCAGCCCAGCAGATCAGGTTGTTTACGGACAAGGAAAAAGCAGCTGTGCCCATTATTGCGCTCACGGCAAATGCCCTGAAAGGCGATGCTGAAAGGTACCTGAGCGCGGGTATGAACGCCTACCTTTCCAAACCTTTCGAAGAAGATAAACTGTTTCAGAAAATAGCCGCCATACTTCCGGTAAAGCAGCAGCAGCAAATGCCTGTACATCCTGTAGCTGACAGCTTGCCTGCTACACCGGAAGCGCCGCTCTATGACCTGGAACTACTTCATAAAATGAGTCGGGGCAACGAGGCTTTTATACAGAAAGCGACGCAATTGTTTATAGAAACTGTGCCTCAAACGGTGGCAGAGATGCAACAAAAAAGCCTTCGCGAAGACTGGCCGGGTGTGAGTGCAGCTGCCCATAAACTGAAAGCCTCGATTGACACGCTTCGCATCACATCGCTGCGAGAAGTGGTGCGTGACATAGAGCAGGAAGCAAGGGACGGTGAAAACCAGCCAAAAATCCAGGCAAATATTGACCTGGTAGCTGCTGTAATCGGGAAGGTTATTAACTTGTTAAAAGCCGGCCAAAGCTGA
- a CDS encoding sigma-54-dependent transcriptional regulator, with amino-acid sequence MKNTPFKIFILDDDVWYSELLEYHLSLNPDYELKKFHAANDCLRSMYERPDVVTLDYSLPDKNGAEVLKKLKEQNPDTYVIVISGQEDVATAVDLLKKGAYDYIVKDEDTPERLWNAINKIRETVSLRKEITQLREEIGQKYDFGNVIIGNSEPVKQVFRLMEKASKTNITVTISGETGTGKELVAKAIHYNSPKKSRPFVAVNVAAIPRELLESELFGHEKGAFTGAVARRLGKFEEADKGTIFLDEIGEMDISLQAKLLRVLQEKEITRVGGNAVLPVEVRIIVATHKNLAEEVKKGNFREDLYYRLLGLPIQLPALRERGGDILVLAKYFTDAFTKENKLGKKSFCPAAQQKLLSYSYPGNIRELKALVELAAVLSDEEIIQEHDINFMANHADKDFMATERTLKAYTTEIIQRFLDKYDHNVLLVADKLDIGKSTIYRMIQSNELRIR; translated from the coding sequence ATGAAAAACACACCCTTTAAAATTTTTATCCTGGATGATGATGTCTGGTACAGCGAATTGCTGGAATACCACCTGTCGTTAAACCCGGATTATGAGCTTAAAAAATTTCATGCTGCAAATGATTGCCTGCGGAGCATGTATGAGCGGCCTGATGTGGTGACCCTTGACTACTCGCTGCCGGATAAAAACGGAGCCGAGGTGCTTAAAAAATTAAAGGAACAGAATCCGGATACTTATGTGATCGTTATTTCGGGACAGGAAGATGTGGCAACAGCGGTGGATCTGCTTAAAAAAGGCGCTTACGACTATATTGTAAAAGACGAGGATACTCCCGAGCGGCTCTGGAATGCCATCAACAAGATCCGCGAAACCGTTTCGCTCCGCAAGGAGATCACCCAACTGCGCGAGGAGATCGGCCAGAAGTATGATTTTGGCAATGTAATCATCGGCAACAGTGAGCCGGTAAAACAGGTTTTCAGGCTTATGGAAAAGGCTTCCAAAACCAACATCACCGTTACGATCAGTGGCGAGACGGGAACCGGAAAAGAACTGGTAGCCAAAGCCATTCACTATAACAGCCCTAAAAAGAGCCGCCCATTTGTTGCGGTAAATGTGGCCGCTATCCCCCGCGAATTGCTGGAAAGCGAGTTGTTCGGGCACGAGAAAGGGGCTTTTACAGGAGCGGTAGCCCGCAGGTTGGGCAAATTTGAAGAAGCCGATAAAGGTACTATTTTCCTGGACGAGATTGGGGAAATGGACATCAGTCTGCAGGCCAAACTCCTACGGGTACTGCAGGAAAAGGAAATCACACGCGTGGGCGGTAATGCCGTGTTGCCGGTAGAGGTCCGGATAATTGTGGCAACGCACAAGAACCTGGCCGAAGAGGTGAAAAAAGGTAACTTCCGTGAGGACCTCTATTACCGCCTGTTGGGTTTGCCCATCCAACTACCCGCGCTGCGGGAGCGGGGCGGCGACATTCTGGTGTTGGCCAAATATTTTACAGATGCTTTTACAAAGGAAAATAAGTTGGGCAAAAAGTCCTTCTGCCCGGCTGCGCAGCAAAAGCTGCTCTCCTACTCTTATCCGGGCAATATACGCGAGTTAAAAGCCCTGGTGGAACTGGCTGCTGTACTTTCGGATGAGGAGATCATCCAGGAACACGACATAAATTTTATGGCCAATCATGCTGATAAGGACTTTATGGCCACAGAGCGCACCCTCAAAGCCTATACCACCGAAATCATCCAGCGCTTCCTGGATAAATACGACCACAACGTACTGTTGGTAGCTGATAAATTAGACATTGGCAAATCCACTATTTACCGCATGATTCAAAGTAATGAGCTGCGCATCAGGTAA
- a CDS encoding DUF1206 domain-containing protein translates to MNISAHVPAPPPKWVESFARFGLTAKGVVYCLVGILAFMAAFELGNKSSEDAGKSGVFQFIQQQPFGKVLLAIVALGLFSYSIWRLIGAIKDTENKGTGVKGIGVRLRYAFSGLVYGALAFLAAKMVVGAGGSSGGDDSRQTLARELLQQPFGQWLVGILAVGTAIAGVYQIYLGLSDKYKMKVQQAGLAHQHERTMIRAGKIGYVARGIVWLVIGYLFLKAALTANAKEAGGTDNAFQWLEASSYGSYLLGAVALGLICYGVFMFMRAKYQAINGG, encoded by the coding sequence ATGAATATTTCCGCTCATGTTCCTGCTCCACCCCCGAAATGGGTCGAGAGTTTTGCACGCTTCGGTCTCACCGCCAAAGGTGTCGTTTACTGCCTGGTAGGTATTCTGGCTTTTATGGCGGCTTTCGAGCTGGGCAATAAATCGTCGGAAGATGCTGGCAAATCGGGTGTTTTCCAGTTTATTCAGCAACAACCTTTCGGCAAAGTGCTCCTGGCCATCGTGGCCCTAGGGCTCTTCTCTTATAGTATCTGGCGCCTGATCGGCGCTATAAAGGATACAGAAAACAAAGGAACCGGTGTAAAAGGCATTGGTGTCCGCCTGCGCTATGCCTTCAGCGGGCTGGTGTATGGTGCACTGGCGTTTCTGGCGGCAAAGATGGTGGTGGGCGCTGGAGGCAGCAGCGGCGGCGATGACTCCCGCCAGACCCTTGCCCGCGAGCTTCTGCAGCAACCCTTCGGCCAATGGCTGGTGGGCATACTTGCTGTCGGCACAGCCATCGCCGGTGTTTACCAGATCTACCTGGGTTTATCGGATAAGTATAAAATGAAAGTACAGCAAGCTGGCTTAGCGCACCAGCATGAACGCACCATGATCCGAGCCGGCAAAATAGGCTATGTAGCCCGGGGCATTGTGTGGCTTGTGATTGGCTATCTGTTCCTGAAAGCGGCGCTAACAGCGAATGCCAAAGAGGCGGGCGGCACTGATAATGCTTTTCAATGGCTCGAGGCCTCATCATATGGTTCTTATTTGTTGGGAGCTGTTGCCCTGGGCCTGATCTGCTACGGCGTCTTTATGTTTATGCGGGCCAAATACCAGGCGATTAACGGCGGTTAA
- a CDS encoding cation:proton antiporter domain-containing protein, with protein MENNLLSDVVIILGLAVVVILLFQRFRLPTILGFLATGVIAGPHGLSLITETEDIEILADIGVILLLFIIGMEFSLRNLALIKRTVLLGGTVQVLVTIGLVALIMLLWDFSPGEAIFMGFLISLSSTAIVLKLLQDKGEINSPQGRVVLGVLIFQDIVVVPMMLLTPLMAGGSQNIGMELLLMVLKGAFIIVFMLISARYLVPRLLYLVARTKSKELFILSVVVICFAVAWLTSSMGLSLALGAFMAGLIISESEYSHQATSNILPFREIFTSFFFVSIGMLLDFTFMLQHLPVILSLTLLVFLLKSLVATLAARLLQYPIRISLLVGMALFQVGEFAFILSKTGITYGLLTNQIYQYFLSVSLLSMALTPFIISYAQLIASRLSLWFGAGKDELPFTPPTDAPADIPGLNDHIVIIGFGINGRNVAKAAKQANIPYVVLELNAVTVKQERRKGEPILYGDAVHSNILYHVNIQQARVVVVAISDPEATKQIIASIRQVSDKVHIIVRTRFVQEMEENYHLGADEVIPEEFETSIEIFTRVLSKYLMPRDQIEAFTQQIRADNYDMLRSMAGRNSSIGNFEVELPDIEVASLRVYTGDREILEKPLQEVNIRNKFNVTVVALKRDGNTMLNINAKTILKQGDVLYVIGKPGDVMRFNNYLKND; from the coding sequence ATGGAAAATAATTTACTCTCTGATGTGGTCATCATATTGGGCCTGGCGGTGGTGGTGATCCTGCTATTTCAGCGTTTCCGCCTTCCCACCATCCTGGGTTTCCTGGCAACTGGGGTCATTGCAGGTCCGCATGGTTTAAGCCTGATCACCGAAACAGAAGATATCGAGATTCTGGCAGATATCGGCGTTATACTACTGCTCTTTATTATTGGGATGGAGTTTTCGCTCCGCAACCTGGCCCTCATCAAGCGCACGGTACTGCTCGGCGGAACTGTACAGGTGCTGGTTACCATCGGGCTGGTGGCCCTCATTATGCTCCTTTGGGACTTTAGCCCGGGCGAGGCTATCTTTATGGGGTTTCTAATTTCGCTGAGCAGTACGGCCATTGTACTGAAACTGCTCCAGGACAAGGGCGAGATTAACAGCCCGCAAGGGCGTGTAGTGCTGGGTGTGCTTATTTTCCAGGATATTGTGGTAGTGCCGATGATGCTGCTCACGCCGCTGATGGCCGGCGGATCGCAGAATATTGGCATGGAGCTGCTGCTGATGGTGCTGAAAGGCGCCTTTATTATCGTTTTTATGCTGATTAGCGCCCGCTACCTGGTGCCCCGCCTGCTCTACCTGGTAGCCCGCACCAAAAGCAAGGAACTATTCATTCTGTCAGTAGTGGTTATTTGCTTTGCTGTGGCCTGGCTCACTTCCAGTATGGGCCTGTCCCTGGCCTTGGGGGCGTTTATGGCTGGTCTTATCATTTCCGAATCTGAGTATAGCCACCAGGCAACGAGCAACATCCTGCCTTTCCGCGAGATTTTTACCAGCTTCTTCTTTGTTTCCATTGGCATGCTGCTCGATTTCACTTTCATGCTCCAGCACCTGCCGGTTATCCTAAGCCTTACCTTACTCGTTTTCCTGCTCAAGAGCCTGGTTGCAACATTGGCAGCCCGCCTGCTGCAATACCCGATACGCATATCGCTTCTGGTAGGCATGGCGCTGTTTCAGGTAGGTGAGTTTGCCTTTATACTTTCCAAAACAGGCATCACTTATGGGCTGCTCACCAATCAAATCTACCAGTATTTCTTAAGCGTTTCGCTGCTGAGTATGGCGCTTACCCCCTTTATCATATCCTATGCGCAGCTCATCGCCTCACGCCTGAGTTTGTGGTTTGGTGCCGGTAAAGATGAGCTCCCTTTTACCCCACCTACAGATGCCCCGGCAGACATTCCGGGCTTGAACGATCATATCGTCATTATCGGCTTTGGCATTAACGGACGCAATGTGGCCAAGGCAGCCAAACAGGCCAACATCCCTTATGTGGTGCTTGAGCTTAATGCCGTAACTGTGAAGCAGGAACGCAGGAAAGGTGAACCTATACTTTATGGCGATGCCGTGCATAGCAATATACTCTACCATGTCAACATTCAGCAGGCCCGGGTAGTGGTGGTGGCCATTTCGGACCCGGAAGCAACCAAGCAGATCATTGCCAGCATCCGCCAGGTGTCGGATAAAGTCCATATTATTGTGCGCACTCGTTTTGTGCAGGAAATGGAGGAGAATTACCACCTGGGGGCCGATGAGGTGATTCCGGAAGAATTTGAAACCTCCATCGAGATCTTCACGCGCGTGCTCTCCAAGTACCTGATGCCCCGCGACCAGATAGAAGCGTTCACGCAACAGATACGGGCCGATAACTATGACATGCTCCGCAGTATGGCCGGGCGCAACAGCAGCATAGGAAACTTTGAAGTGGAGCTGCCGGATATAGAAGTGGCCAGCCTGCGGGTATATACGGGCGACAGGGAGATCCTGGAAAAACCGTTACAGGAAGTTAATATCCGTAATAAATTTAATGTTACAGTCGTAGCCCTGAAAAGAGATGGCAACACCATGCTGAACATCAATGCTAAAACGATTCTCAAACAGGGTGATGTACTCTATGTGATCGGCAAACCCGGCGATGTGATGCGCTTTAATAACTACCTGAAGAATGACTGA